In Dromaius novaehollandiae isolate bDroNov1 chromosome 3, bDroNov1.hap1, whole genome shotgun sequence, the following are encoded in one genomic region:
- the LOC112979347 gene encoding LOW QUALITY PROTEIN: gamma-aminobutyric acid receptor subunit rho-2 (The sequence of the model RefSeq protein was modified relative to this genomic sequence to represent the inferred CDS: inserted 1 base in 1 codon; deleted 1 base in 1 codon), producing MFGEANFMGNGQSLSDDQGKALSEKPXESLSKVLNQKSSIPANDHRQTRDPGIRVDSMFKPGGTCTTGGDWSAECLTAISYEMPYFAKLFLLILYLVVLVESRKHRRRRWTSQLEVQKASHIYKKNHDVTKTQKGKTEQLLRVDDHDFTMRPAFGGPAIPVGVDVQVESLDSISEVDMDFTMTLYLRHYWKDERLSFPSTTNKSMTFDGRLVKKIWVPDVFFVHSKRSFIHDTTTDNIMLRVFPDGHVLYSMRITVTAMCNMDFSRFPLDTQTCSLELESYAYTDEDLMLYWKNGNESLKTDEKISLSQFLIQKFHTTSRLAFYSSTGWYNRLYINFTLRRHIFFFLLQTYFPATLMVMLSWVSFWIDRRAVPARVSLGITTVLTMSTIITGVNASMPRVSYIKAVDIYLWVSFVFVFLSVLEYAAVNYLTTVQERKERKIWERFPCTCGIPHSKTMMLDGNYSESDANSLAGYTRSQMVPEEEKQEKMVVHLTMSNESNSSRKRGLKGHVGLRIIQNTHAIDKYSRLIFPGTYIFFNLIYWSVFS from the exons ATGTTTGGCGAGGCAAACTTCATGGGTAATGGCCAATCATTAAGCGATGATCAGGGGAAAGCTTTGAGTGAGAAGC TTGAAAGCCTGTCTAAAGTACTAAATCAGAAAAGCAGCATTCCTGCCAATGATCACCGACAAACACGCGACCCTGGAATTAGAGTTGATTCAATGTTTAAACCG GGGGGTACTTGTACTACAGGAGGTGACTGGAGTGCAGAGTGTCTAACTGCTATTTCCTACGAGATGCCTTATTTTGCAAAACTCTTTTTATTGATTTTGTATTTGGTGGTTCTTGTGGAAAGCAGAAAGCACAGAAGAAGGAGGTGGACAAGCCAGTTGGAAGTGCAGAAGGCAAG TCACATCTATAAGAAGAATCATGACGTGACCAAAACTCAGAAAGGAAAGACGGAGCAGCTTCTCAGAGTTGATGACCATGATTTCACCATGAGGCCGGCTTTTGGAG GCCCTGCAATTCCTGTTGGGGTGGATGTGCAGGTTGAAAGCTTGGACAGTATTTCTGAGGTTGATATG GATTTTACTATGACTTTGTACTTAAGGCACTACTGGAAGGATGAGCGCCTCTCATTCCCCAGCACCACCAACAAGAGCATGACCTTCGATGGCAGGCTCGTGAAGAAGATCTGGGTACCCGATGTCTTCTTCGTGCACTCCAAAAGGTCGTTCATTCATGACACGACCACGGACAACATCATGCTGCGAGTGTTCCCCGACGGTCACGTACTCTACAGCATGAG GATCACAGTGACAGCAATGTGCAACATGGACTTCAGTCGCTTCCCCCTGGACACTCAGACGTGTTCTCTGGAGCTGGAAAGCT ATGCTTACACCGATGAAGATTTGATGCTTTACTGGAAAAACGGGAATGAATCTCTGAAAACTGATGAGAAGATTTCTTTGTCTCAGTTTTTGATACAAAAATTCCATACTACATCAAGACTGGCTTTCTACAGTAGCACAG GTTGGTACAATCGCCTGTACATAAACTTCACCTTGCGCCGACACATCTTCTTCTTCTTGCTCCAGACCTACTTCCCTGCCACTCTGATGGTCATGTTGTCCTGGGTGTCTTTCTGGATTGACCGCAGAGCAGTACCTGCCAGAGTTTCTTTGG GGATAACCACTGTGCTGACCATGTCTACAATCATCACAGGAGTGAACGCCTCCATGCCCCGTGTTTCCTACATCAAAGCAGTGGACATTTACCTATGGGTCAGTTTTGTGTTTGTCTTCCTCTCGGTGCTGGAATACGCAGCAGTGAATTATCTGACTACAGTGCAAGAACGGAAGGAGAGGAAAATCTGGGAGAGG TTTCCATGTACGTGTGGGATCCCTCATTCGAAAACTATGATGCTGGATGGAAACTACAGTGAATCTGATGCCAACAGCCTGGCAGGTTATACGAGAAGCCAGATGGtcccagaggaagaaaaacaagaaaagatggTCGTGCACTTGACTATGAGCAATGAATCTAATTCATCAAGGAAGAGAGGCCTGAAGGGCCATGTGGGCCTGCGCATCATCCAGAACACTCACGCAATTGATAAATACTCAAGATTAATATTTCCAGGCAcctacatattttttaatttgatataTTGGTCTGTGTTTAGCTAG